Proteins co-encoded in one Papaver somniferum cultivar HN1 chromosome 5, ASM357369v1, whole genome shotgun sequence genomic window:
- the LOC113284519 gene encoding uncharacterized protein LOC113284519 isoform X2 — protein MGKKKPRKNAKETECDSEEAETTNRVTNARIGSSKEIECDSDQDQTENQVKKSRKVNQKKSDECDEEEVSSGNRPYRAGFSALSALVRDMNEKNFEVE, from the exons ATGGGAAAGAAAAAGCCTAGAAAAAATGCGAAAGAAACCGAGTGCGATTCAGAAGAAGCAGAAACAACGAATCGAGTAACAAATGCAAGGATAG GAAGTAGCAAAGAAATTGAATGTGATTCAGATCAAGATCAAACTGAGAATCAagtaaaaaaatcaagaaaag TAAATCAGAAGAAATCGGATGaatgtgatgaagaagaag TATCATCTGGAAATAGGCCGTATAGAGCAGGTTTTTCTGCTTTGTCGGCTTTAGTGAGGGATATGAATGAAAAAAATTTTGAAGTTGAGTAA
- the LOC113284519 gene encoding uncharacterized protein LOC113284519 isoform X1, which yields MGKKKPRKNAKETECDSEEAETTNRVTNARIGSSKEIECDSDQDQTENQVKKSRKGAVNQKKSDECDEEEVSSGNRPYRAGFSALSALVRDMNEKNFEVE from the exons ATGGGAAAGAAAAAGCCTAGAAAAAATGCGAAAGAAACCGAGTGCGATTCAGAAGAAGCAGAAACAACGAATCGAGTAACAAATGCAAGGATAG GAAGTAGCAAAGAAATTGAATGTGATTCAGATCAAGATCAAACTGAGAATCAagtaaaaaaatcaagaaaag GAGCAGTAAATCAGAAGAAATCGGATGaatgtgatgaagaagaag TATCATCTGGAAATAGGCCGTATAGAGCAGGTTTTTCTGCTTTGTCGGCTTTAGTGAGGGATATGAATGAAAAAAATTTTGAAGTTGAGTAA
- the LOC113284518 gene encoding uncharacterized protein LOC113284518 isoform X2: MTSINTNKAMEKIFPLDLDRQQIQIWNQAHCTETKLKIPDRYKASKPWFLKVTDQINTRFSGNFDHALNTIMVDDSPLKTVINPRNTTVFPKTWHPGDAKDNALSKEGAIRSFLYSLLHDGDIRDHVLTKQPKHFRQEEADSTIAMVWGNSCYATKLRKILEQERTKAGSTTVGEKKAGSTTIGSS; this comes from the exons ATGACCAG TATAAATACTAATAAGGCAATGGAAAAGATATTCCCGCTAGATTTGGACAGACAACAAATCCAGATATGG AACCAAGCACATTGCACTGAGACCAAATTGAAGATTCCTGATCGTTATAAAGCTTCCAAGCCATGGTTTCTAAAGGTAACAGACCAAATCAACACCCGTTTTTCAGGAAACTTCGATCATGCTTTAAACACTATTATGGTGGACGATTCTCCATTGAAAACAGTTATTAATCCA CGCAACACAACTGTGTTCCCGAAAACATGGCATCCTGGGGATGCGAAGGATAACGCATTAA GCAAAGAGGGAGCTATCCGCAGTTTCCTCTATAGTCTACTGCATGATGGGGATATCCGAGACCATGTGCTAACAAAACAACCCAAACATTTCCGTCAAGAGGAAGCTGATAGCACAATCGCTATGGTTTGGGGTAATTCATGTTATGCGACAAAATTAAG AAAGATTCTGGAACAGGAAAGAACAAAGGCCGGATCTACAACAGTTGGAGAAAAAAAGGCCGGATCTACAACAATTGGAAGCTCTTGA
- the LOC113284518 gene encoding uncharacterized protein LOC113284518 isoform X1, translating into MFSLFESYFLFGEFEYWICFSSLFSNPCSINTNKAMEKIFPLDLDRQQIQIWNQAHCTETKLKIPDRYKASKPWFLKVTDQINTRFSGNFDHALNTIMVDDSPLKTVINPRNTTVFPKTWHPGDAKDNALSKEGAIRSFLYSLLHDGDIRDHVLTKQPKHFRQEEADSTIAMVWGNSCYATKLRKILEQERTKAGSTTVGEKKAGSTTIGSS; encoded by the exons ATGTTTTCCTTATTCGAATCATATTTCCTATTTGGAGAATTTGAATACTGgatatgtttttcttctcttttttctaaTCCCTGCAGTATAAATACTAATAAGGCAATGGAAAAGATATTCCCGCTAGATTTGGACAGACAACAAATCCAGATATGG AACCAAGCACATTGCACTGAGACCAAATTGAAGATTCCTGATCGTTATAAAGCTTCCAAGCCATGGTTTCTAAAGGTAACAGACCAAATCAACACCCGTTTTTCAGGAAACTTCGATCATGCTTTAAACACTATTATGGTGGACGATTCTCCATTGAAAACAGTTATTAATCCA CGCAACACAACTGTGTTCCCGAAAACATGGCATCCTGGGGATGCGAAGGATAACGCATTAA GCAAAGAGGGAGCTATCCGCAGTTTCCTCTATAGTCTACTGCATGATGGGGATATCCGAGACCATGTGCTAACAAAACAACCCAAACATTTCCGTCAAGAGGAAGCTGATAGCACAATCGCTATGGTTTGGGGTAATTCATGTTATGCGACAAAATTAAG AAAGATTCTGGAACAGGAAAGAACAAAGGCCGGATCTACAACAGTTGGAGAAAAAAAGGCCGGATCTACAACAATTGGAAGCTCTTGA
- the LOC113284518 gene encoding uncharacterized protein LOC113284518 isoform X3: protein MGMNQAHCTETKLKIPDRYKASKPWFLKVTDQINTRFSGNFDHALNTIMVDDSPLKTVINPRNTTVFPKTWHPGDAKDNALSKEGAIRSFLYSLLHDGDIRDHVLTKQPKHFRQEEADSTIAMVWGNSCYATKLRKILEQERTKAGSTTVGEKKAGSTTIGSS, encoded by the exons ATGGGTATG AACCAAGCACATTGCACTGAGACCAAATTGAAGATTCCTGATCGTTATAAAGCTTCCAAGCCATGGTTTCTAAAGGTAACAGACCAAATCAACACCCGTTTTTCAGGAAACTTCGATCATGCTTTAAACACTATTATGGTGGACGATTCTCCATTGAAAACAGTTATTAATCCA CGCAACACAACTGTGTTCCCGAAAACATGGCATCCTGGGGATGCGAAGGATAACGCATTAA GCAAAGAGGGAGCTATCCGCAGTTTCCTCTATAGTCTACTGCATGATGGGGATATCCGAGACCATGTGCTAACAAAACAACCCAAACATTTCCGTCAAGAGGAAGCTGATAGCACAATCGCTATGGTTTGGGGTAATTCATGTTATGCGACAAAATTAAG AAAGATTCTGGAACAGGAAAGAACAAAGGCCGGATCTACAACAGTTGGAGAAAAAAAGGCCGGATCTACAACAATTGGAAGCTCTTGA